A genomic region of Cannabis sativa cultivar Pink pepper isolate KNU-18-1 chromosome 1, ASM2916894v1, whole genome shotgun sequence contains the following coding sequences:
- the LOC115708117 gene encoding serine/threonine-protein kinase WAG1, translated as MQSPVSAAMDEESALFFPSESDLDFSFTSFTTATSSSTTARTSLARSSLTLSFNDRLSTTQESTNTTPLCSRPHRARDPHWSAIKTALNLSSDGALHLRQLKLLRHLGTGNLGRVFLCRLRDSDQVNNSCYALKVVDKDSLSPKKLSHVQTEADILSLLDHPFLPTLYAHIEVSHYTCLLIDYCSGGDLHSLLRKQPGNRLSVKAVKFFAAEVLVALEYLHALGIVYRDLKPENILLRDDGHIMLSDFDLCFKADVVPTLIETRTTRRVASTSGTQCSCFGWENLSSSSNSDGVESEGEETVTEFVAEPTAAFSKSCVGTHEYLAPELVSGMGHGNGVDWWAFGVLLYELMYGTTPFKGGSKESTLRNIASSRQVRFPDFEEEGMNEARELIQKLLVKDPRRRLGCARGATDIKRHPFFDGVKWALIRNYKPPAEVRVLEKKTKSKTHVSHVTRGSLSHSHPHRRRRFSRWWKGLGFNKKKKIGGLL; from the coding sequence CAGCAGCCTCACCCTCAGCTTCAACGATCGCCTTTCCACCACTCAAGAGAGCACAAATACGACGCCGCTTTGTTCCCGTCCCCACCGTGCCAGGGACCCACACTGGTCCGCCATTAAGACCGCTCTCAACCTCTCCTCCGATGGCGCTCTTCACCTCCGCCAACTCAAGCTCCTTCGTCATCTCGGCACAGGAAATCTTGGAAGAGTCTTTCTCTGCCGTCTCAGGGATTCCGATCAAGTTAATAACAGCTGTTACGCACTCAAGGTCGTTGATAAGGATTCTCTGAGTCCCAAGAAACTCTCTCACGTGCAAACCGAGGCTGACATCCTATCCTTGCTCGACCACCCTTTTCTACCTACGCTTTACGCGCACATTGAGGTCTCCCACTACACGTGTCTTCTAATTGACTACTGCTCCGGCGGTGACCTCCACTCGCTCCTGAGAAAACAGCCTGGTAATCGTTTATCGGTTAAAGCGGTTAAGTTCTTCGCAGCCGAAGTCTTGGTGGCTCTAGAGTACTTGCACGCGCTGGGAATCGTGTACCGGGATCTGAAACCGGAGAACATTCTGTTAAGAGACGACGGCCATATCATGCTGTCCGACTTCGATTTGTGCTTCAAGGCTGACGTGGTCCCCACTCTAATCGAAACGCGCACCACCCGACGCGTGGCTTCCACGTCCGGGACTCAGTGCAGTTGCTTCGGCTGGGAAAATCTTAGCAGCAGTAGTAATAGTGATGGGGTAGAATCGGAGGGTGAGGAGACGGTGACGGAGTTTGTTGCTGAGCCAACGGCGGCGTTTTCTAAATCATGCGTTGGGACCCACGAGTACCTCGCTCCAGAATTAGTATCGGGAATGGGACACGGAAACGGAGTGGATTGGTGGGCCTTCGGGGTGTTGTTGTATGAGCTTATGTACGGAACGACACCGTTTAAAGGAGGGAGTAAGGAGAGCACACTGCGCAATATAGCGTCCAGTAGGCAGGTGAGGTTTCCGGATTTTGAGGAAGAAGGAATGAATGAGGCGAGGGAATTGATTCAGAAGCTGTTGGTGAAGGACCCGCGTAGGAGGCTAGGGTGCGCCAGGGGGGCCACGGACATTAAACGACACCCGTTTTTCGATGGGGTAAAGTGGGCTTTGATTAGAAACTACAAACCCCCCGCGGAGGTGAGAGTCTTGGAGAAGAAGACGAAATCGAAGACGCACGTGAGTCACGTGACGAGGGGATCACTGTCACACTCTCATCCCCATAGGAGACGCCGATTCTCTAGGTGGTGGAAGGGACTCGGtttcaacaagaagaagaaaatcgGTGGTTTGTTATAg
- the LOC115708137 gene encoding leucine-rich repeat receptor-like serine/threonine-protein kinase At1g17230 isoform X2 — translation MKRVISFWNLKNPFQTQITILRVGTPLLQLPAIGKEYSAMILRFHGELLTPISELTSLKKLYLCENYMYGEMPEEIGNLTLLEELVIYSNNLTGSIPASISKLKKLKIIRAGKNFLSGPLPAEISECESLEVLGLSQNMLEGALPGNLHKLQNLTDLILWQNRFSGSIPPEIGNLRSLELLALHENSFSGTVPEELGRLSKLKRLYIYTNQLNGTIPNSLGNCTNAVEIDLSENQLRGFIPRQLGYLPKLRLLHLFENRLQGSIPQEFGKLKNLQNIDLSINNLTGRIPLEFQNLTLLVDLQLFDNHLEGKIPPHLGLNSNLTILDMSANNLVGNIPPHLCKYQTLMFLSLGSNRLSGNIPYGLKTCKSLMQLMLGDNHLTGSLPLELYKLHNLSALELFRNRFSGPILPEVGKLMKLERLLLANNYFVGNIPPEIGNLVHLVAFNISSNRLSGHIPHEVGNCVKLQRLDLSSNMFTSSLPAEIGELVNMELLKLSDNKFTGEIPSTLGQLSRLTELQMGGNQFSGNIPLELGQLSSLQIALNISHNNLSGPIPERLGNLQMLESLFLNDNKLDGEIPSSIGDLPSLMVCNLSNNNLVGAVPNSPAFRRMDSTNFAGNKDLSRLDSNDHDTSATQSLTQKQSGTKKGSTKAKLVIIITVVAGLIFIFLIMGLFWAINGNHPTFLSIEEQPKPDVFDDYYFPKEGFSYQDLVEATSNFSESTILGRGACGTVYKAVMSNEVIAVKKLKSRGEGASADSSFRAEISTLGKIRHRNIVKLHGFCYHQDNNLLLYEYMANGSLGEQLHGNEQTCLLDWNARYKIALGAAEGLCYLHCDCKPQIIHRDIKSNNILLDEFLQAHVGDFGLAKLIDFPYSKSMSMSAVAGSYGYIAPEYAYTMKVTEKCDIYSFGVVLLELVTGRSPVQPLEQGGDLVNWVRRAIKNAVPAYDLFDKRLGLDLSEQTTVDEMTLFLKIALFCTSSSPVNRPTMKEVIAMMFEARKTVSKDSFSASSEAPLAEDASSKGIMEL, via the exons ATGAAGAGGGTCATTTCCTTTTGGAATTTAAAAAATCCCTTTCAGACCCAAATTACAATCTTGAGAGTTGGAACTCCTCTGCTTCAACTCCCTGCAATTGGAAAGGAGTACAGTGCAATGATTCTAAG GTTTCATGGTGAACTATTGACCCCAATCTCTGAACTTACAAGTCTTAAAAAGCTTTATCTCTGTGAAAACTACATGTATGGGGAAATGCCTGAGGAGATTGGTAACTTAACTTTGCTTGAAGAGCTTGTTATATATAGTAATAATCTTACTGGTAGCATTCCAGCTTCCATTAGTAAGTTGAAGAAGCTTAAGATTATCAGGGCTGGTAAGAACTTCTTGTCAGGACCATTACCTGCAGAAATCAGTGAGTGTGAAAGCTTAGAGGTTTTAGGATTGTCACAGAACATGCTGGAAGGAGCTCTTCCTGGGAATTTGCACAAACTCCAGAATCTTACTGATTTGATCCTTTGGCAAAATCGTTTCTCTGGTTCCATTCCTCCAGAGATTGGCAACTTAAGAAGCCTGGAATTGCTTGCCTTGCATGAAAATTCTTTCAGTGGAACGGTTCCTGAAGAACTTGGAAGATTGTCCAAGTTAAAAAGACTCTACATTTATACCAACCAATTGAATGGGACAATTCCAAATTCGTTAGGGAACTGTACCAATGCTGTTGAGATTGATCTTTCTGAGAATCAGCTGAGAGGATTCATCCCCAGGCAATTGGGATACCTTCCCAAGCTCCGGCTTCTTCACCTCTTCGAAAACCGTCTACAGGGAAGTATTCCTCAGGAATTTGGGAAGCTGAAGAATCTGCAGAACATAGATTTGTCTATAAACAACTTAACAGGTAGAATCCCTCTGGAGTTTCAGAACCTTACACTTCTAGTGGATTTGCAACTGTTTGACAATCATCTTGAAGGTAAAATTCCTCCTCACTTAGGACTTAACAGTAACCTGACCATTCTTGACATGTCTGCTAATAATTTAGTTGGAAATATTCCTCCACATCTTTGCAAATACCAAACATTGATGTTCCTAAGCCTAGGATCAAACAGATTGTCTGGAAATATACCCTATGGCCTCAAAACATGCAAGTCTCTTATGCAGCTAATGCTAGGAGATAACCACCTTACAGGAAGCCTCCCTCTTGAGCTATATAAACTTCATAATCTTTCAGCACTAGAACTCTTTCGAAACCGATTCTCAGGGCCAATACTTCCAGAGGTTGGAAAGCTGATGAAGTTGGAAAGGCTGCTCTTAGCAAACAATTACTTTGTTGGCAATATTCCTCCAGAGATTGGAAATCTAGTTCATCTTGTGGCGTTCAACATTTCCTCTAATCGGCTCTCGGGACACATTCCTCATGAGGTAGGAAATTGTGTGAAACTTCAGAGGCTTGACCTTAGCAGTAACATGTTCACAAGCTCTCTCCCTGCAGAAATTGGTGAGCTAGTGAATATGGAACTTTTGAAACTTTCTGATAACAAGTTTACTGGAGAAATACCAAGTACCTTGGGACAATTAAGCCGACTCACAGAGTTGCAAATGGGGGGTAATCAGTTTTCAGGCAACATCCCATTGGAGCTTGGCCAACTTTCTTCATTGCAGATTGCACTCAATATTAGCCACAACAATCTTTCAGGTCCAATTCCTGAAAGGTTGGGTAACTTGCAGATGTTGGAGTCTCTCTTCTTGAATGATAACAAGCTTGATGGTGAAATCCCCTCCTCAATTGGTGATCTGCCAAGCCTCATGGTATGCAACCTCTCTAACAATAACTTGGTAGGTGCAGTGCCAAACAGCCCTGCATTTCGAAGAATGGATTCAACAAACTTTGCTGGGAACAAGGATCTGTCCAGATTGGATTCAAATGATCATGATACATCTGCAACACAATCTCTTACTCAGAAACAAAGTGGGACAAAGAAGGGTTCAACAAAAGCCAAGTTAGTGATCATCATCACTGTTGTTGCTggtttaattttcatttttcttatcATGGGATTGTTTTGGGCGATAAACGGTAATCATCCTACTTTTCTTTCCATTGAGGAACAACCAAAGCCTGATGTTTTCGACGACTATTACTTCCCAAAAGAAGGATTTTCTTACCAGGATCTTGTTGAAGCTACCAGCAATTTTTCAGAGAGTACAATCTTAGGAAGAGGAGCCTGTGGCACTGTGTACAAGGCTGTCATGAGCAATGAAGTGATTGCTGTCAAAAAATTGAAGTCCCGGGGAGAAGGAGCAAGTGCAGACAGTAGCTTTAGAGCTGAGATATCAACCTTGGGTAAGATCAGGCACCGAAATATTGTCAAGCTCCATGGCTTTTGCTACCACCAGGACAACAATCTTCTCTTGTACGAGTACATGGCAAATGGAAGTTTAGGAGAACAACTCCATGGCAATGAGCAAACTTGTTTACTTGACTGGAATGCAAGATATAAAATTGCTCTTGGAGCAGCAGAAGGCCTATGCTATCTGCATTGTGATTGTAAGCCACAAATCATACACCGAGATATAAAATCTAACAACATTTTGCTGGATGAGTTTCTCCAGGCACATGTTGGAGACTTCGGATTAGCAAAGTTGATTGATTTTCCATACTCAAAATCTATGTCTATGTCAGCTGTTGCAGGCTCATATGGCTATATTGCTCCAG AGTATGCATACACCATGAAGGTGACAGAGAAATGTGACATCTACAGCTTTGGGGTTGTTCTGCTGGAGCTAGTGACCGGAAGGTCACCTGTTCAGCCACTAGAACAAGGTGGGGACCTAGTCAACTGGGTGAGGAGGGCAATAAAAAATGCAGTGCCTGCATATGATTTGTTTGACAAGAGACTAGGCTTGGATCTGAGTGAGCAAACAACAGTTGATGAGATGACTCTGTTTCTCAAGATTGCACTCTTCTGCACCAGCTCATCCCCTGTGAATAGGCCAACAATGAAGGAAGTCATTGCCATGATGTTTGAGGCCAGGAAAACTGTCAGCAAGGACTCATTTTCTGCCTCATCTGAAGCTCCCTTAGCAGAAGATGCATCTTCAAAAG GAATAATGGAGTTGTGA
- the LOC115708137 gene encoding leucine-rich repeat receptor-like serine/threonine-protein kinase At1g17230 isoform X1 yields the protein MAMQGSHQKPLLLQSLVIVFSIIISLVASLNEEGHFLLEFKKSLSDPNYNLESWNSSASTPCNWKGVQCNDSKVTSLYLSALNLSGTLSPSICNLPHLIELNVSINFISGPIPKNLASCHNLQILDFCTNRFHGELLTPISELTSLKKLYLCENYMYGEMPEEIGNLTLLEELVIYSNNLTGSIPASISKLKKLKIIRAGKNFLSGPLPAEISECESLEVLGLSQNMLEGALPGNLHKLQNLTDLILWQNRFSGSIPPEIGNLRSLELLALHENSFSGTVPEELGRLSKLKRLYIYTNQLNGTIPNSLGNCTNAVEIDLSENQLRGFIPRQLGYLPKLRLLHLFENRLQGSIPQEFGKLKNLQNIDLSINNLTGRIPLEFQNLTLLVDLQLFDNHLEGKIPPHLGLNSNLTILDMSANNLVGNIPPHLCKYQTLMFLSLGSNRLSGNIPYGLKTCKSLMQLMLGDNHLTGSLPLELYKLHNLSALELFRNRFSGPILPEVGKLMKLERLLLANNYFVGNIPPEIGNLVHLVAFNISSNRLSGHIPHEVGNCVKLQRLDLSSNMFTSSLPAEIGELVNMELLKLSDNKFTGEIPSTLGQLSRLTELQMGGNQFSGNIPLELGQLSSLQIALNISHNNLSGPIPERLGNLQMLESLFLNDNKLDGEIPSSIGDLPSLMVCNLSNNNLVGAVPNSPAFRRMDSTNFAGNKDLSRLDSNDHDTSATQSLTQKQSGTKKGSTKAKLVIIITVVAGLIFIFLIMGLFWAINGNHPTFLSIEEQPKPDVFDDYYFPKEGFSYQDLVEATSNFSESTILGRGACGTVYKAVMSNEVIAVKKLKSRGEGASADSSFRAEISTLGKIRHRNIVKLHGFCYHQDNNLLLYEYMANGSLGEQLHGNEQTCLLDWNARYKIALGAAEGLCYLHCDCKPQIIHRDIKSNNILLDEFLQAHVGDFGLAKLIDFPYSKSMSMSAVAGSYGYIAPEYAYTMKVTEKCDIYSFGVVLLELVTGRSPVQPLEQGGDLVNWVRRAIKNAVPAYDLFDKRLGLDLSEQTTVDEMTLFLKIALFCTSSSPVNRPTMKEVIAMMFEARKTVSKDSFSASSEAPLAEDASSKGIMEL from the exons ATGGCCATGCAGGGGAGCCATCAAAAACCATTGTTACTTCAATCTCTTGTCATTGTTTTCTCCATTATAATTAGCCTGGTAGCTTCCTTAAATGAAGAGGGTCATTTCCTTTTGGAATTTAAAAAATCCCTTTCAGACCCAAATTACAATCTTGAGAGTTGGAACTCCTCTGCTTCAACTCCCTGCAATTGGAAAGGAGTACAGTGCAATGATTCTAAGGTAACTTCTTTGTATCTCAGTGCTCTTAATCTGTCTGGAACTTTATCACCAAGTATCTGTAACCTTCcccatttaattgaacttaatGTGTCCATAAACTTCATCTCTGGTCCCATTCCTAAGAATCTTGCTAGTTGCCATAATCTACAGATCCTTGACTTTTGTACTAATAGGTTTCATGGTGAACTATTGACCCCAATCTCTGAACTTACAAGTCTTAAAAAGCTTTATCTCTGTGAAAACTACATGTATGGGGAAATGCCTGAGGAGATTGGTAACTTAACTTTGCTTGAAGAGCTTGTTATATATAGTAATAATCTTACTGGTAGCATTCCAGCTTCCATTAGTAAGTTGAAGAAGCTTAAGATTATCAGGGCTGGTAAGAACTTCTTGTCAGGACCATTACCTGCAGAAATCAGTGAGTGTGAAAGCTTAGAGGTTTTAGGATTGTCACAGAACATGCTGGAAGGAGCTCTTCCTGGGAATTTGCACAAACTCCAGAATCTTACTGATTTGATCCTTTGGCAAAATCGTTTCTCTGGTTCCATTCCTCCAGAGATTGGCAACTTAAGAAGCCTGGAATTGCTTGCCTTGCATGAAAATTCTTTCAGTGGAACGGTTCCTGAAGAACTTGGAAGATTGTCCAAGTTAAAAAGACTCTACATTTATACCAACCAATTGAATGGGACAATTCCAAATTCGTTAGGGAACTGTACCAATGCTGTTGAGATTGATCTTTCTGAGAATCAGCTGAGAGGATTCATCCCCAGGCAATTGGGATACCTTCCCAAGCTCCGGCTTCTTCACCTCTTCGAAAACCGTCTACAGGGAAGTATTCCTCAGGAATTTGGGAAGCTGAAGAATCTGCAGAACATAGATTTGTCTATAAACAACTTAACAGGTAGAATCCCTCTGGAGTTTCAGAACCTTACACTTCTAGTGGATTTGCAACTGTTTGACAATCATCTTGAAGGTAAAATTCCTCCTCACTTAGGACTTAACAGTAACCTGACCATTCTTGACATGTCTGCTAATAATTTAGTTGGAAATATTCCTCCACATCTTTGCAAATACCAAACATTGATGTTCCTAAGCCTAGGATCAAACAGATTGTCTGGAAATATACCCTATGGCCTCAAAACATGCAAGTCTCTTATGCAGCTAATGCTAGGAGATAACCACCTTACAGGAAGCCTCCCTCTTGAGCTATATAAACTTCATAATCTTTCAGCACTAGAACTCTTTCGAAACCGATTCTCAGGGCCAATACTTCCAGAGGTTGGAAAGCTGATGAAGTTGGAAAGGCTGCTCTTAGCAAACAATTACTTTGTTGGCAATATTCCTCCAGAGATTGGAAATCTAGTTCATCTTGTGGCGTTCAACATTTCCTCTAATCGGCTCTCGGGACACATTCCTCATGAGGTAGGAAATTGTGTGAAACTTCAGAGGCTTGACCTTAGCAGTAACATGTTCACAAGCTCTCTCCCTGCAGAAATTGGTGAGCTAGTGAATATGGAACTTTTGAAACTTTCTGATAACAAGTTTACTGGAGAAATACCAAGTACCTTGGGACAATTAAGCCGACTCACAGAGTTGCAAATGGGGGGTAATCAGTTTTCAGGCAACATCCCATTGGAGCTTGGCCAACTTTCTTCATTGCAGATTGCACTCAATATTAGCCACAACAATCTTTCAGGTCCAATTCCTGAAAGGTTGGGTAACTTGCAGATGTTGGAGTCTCTCTTCTTGAATGATAACAAGCTTGATGGTGAAATCCCCTCCTCAATTGGTGATCTGCCAAGCCTCATGGTATGCAACCTCTCTAACAATAACTTGGTAGGTGCAGTGCCAAACAGCCCTGCATTTCGAAGAATGGATTCAACAAACTTTGCTGGGAACAAGGATCTGTCCAGATTGGATTCAAATGATCATGATACATCTGCAACACAATCTCTTACTCAGAAACAAAGTGGGACAAAGAAGGGTTCAACAAAAGCCAAGTTAGTGATCATCATCACTGTTGTTGCTggtttaattttcatttttcttatcATGGGATTGTTTTGGGCGATAAACGGTAATCATCCTACTTTTCTTTCCATTGAGGAACAACCAAAGCCTGATGTTTTCGACGACTATTACTTCCCAAAAGAAGGATTTTCTTACCAGGATCTTGTTGAAGCTACCAGCAATTTTTCAGAGAGTACAATCTTAGGAAGAGGAGCCTGTGGCACTGTGTACAAGGCTGTCATGAGCAATGAAGTGATTGCTGTCAAAAAATTGAAGTCCCGGGGAGAAGGAGCAAGTGCAGACAGTAGCTTTAGAGCTGAGATATCAACCTTGGGTAAGATCAGGCACCGAAATATTGTCAAGCTCCATGGCTTTTGCTACCACCAGGACAACAATCTTCTCTTGTACGAGTACATGGCAAATGGAAGTTTAGGAGAACAACTCCATGGCAATGAGCAAACTTGTTTACTTGACTGGAATGCAAGATATAAAATTGCTCTTGGAGCAGCAGAAGGCCTATGCTATCTGCATTGTGATTGTAAGCCACAAATCATACACCGAGATATAAAATCTAACAACATTTTGCTGGATGAGTTTCTCCAGGCACATGTTGGAGACTTCGGATTAGCAAAGTTGATTGATTTTCCATACTCAAAATCTATGTCTATGTCAGCTGTTGCAGGCTCATATGGCTATATTGCTCCAG AGTATGCATACACCATGAAGGTGACAGAGAAATGTGACATCTACAGCTTTGGGGTTGTTCTGCTGGAGCTAGTGACCGGAAGGTCACCTGTTCAGCCACTAGAACAAGGTGGGGACCTAGTCAACTGGGTGAGGAGGGCAATAAAAAATGCAGTGCCTGCATATGATTTGTTTGACAAGAGACTAGGCTTGGATCTGAGTGAGCAAACAACAGTTGATGAGATGACTCTGTTTCTCAAGATTGCACTCTTCTGCACCAGCTCATCCCCTGTGAATAGGCCAACAATGAAGGAAGTCATTGCCATGATGTTTGAGGCCAGGAAAACTGTCAGCAAGGACTCATTTTCTGCCTCATCTGAAGCTCCCTTAGCAGAAGATGCATCTTCAAAAG GAATAATGGAGTTGTGA